A single region of the Lactobacillus isalae genome encodes:
- a CDS encoding ABC transporter ATP-binding protein, producing MDELIEVHNIYKVFHTKNSDKTAINGISFTIKSGEIVGYIGMNGAGKSTMIKIMCGILTPSKGEVKIDGIIPYESRIRNAKNIGAVFGQRSQLWWDLPVIDSFKLLKSLYKISNREFARILNYFDDLFGISNLYNSLVRTLSLGERMKADIVASMLHNPKILFLDEPTIGLDFQAKNKMREAILDINKRYGTTIILTTHDLNDIETLCKRILIINSGKKIYDNSMEKLKTKYGNYKLLEFSNLTDCKFNKLISILNKNKISVSVAERNKVKEIILKKDQTNFAKVMEIIGEIDDSLNVELRNYPTEEIIERVYKDNETKK from the coding sequence ATGGATGAGCTAATAGAAGTGCATAATATTTACAAAGTATTTCATACAAAAAATAGTGATAAAACCGCAATTAATGGAATATCTTTTACGATAAAATCTGGAGAAATTGTAGGATATATCGGAATGAATGGCGCAGGAAAAAGTACAATGATTAAAATAATGTGTGGAATTTTGACGCCAAGTAAGGGAGAAGTAAAGATTGATGGTATTATTCCATATGAGTCTAGAATACGAAACGCAAAAAATATAGGAGCAGTTTTTGGTCAACGTAGTCAATTATGGTGGGATTTACCAGTGATTGATAGTTTTAAGCTATTAAAAAGTTTATATAAAATTTCGAATCGTGAATTTGCTAGAATATTAAACTATTTTGATGATTTATTTGGCATTTCTAATTTATACAATTCTTTAGTTAGAACATTGTCATTAGGAGAAAGAATGAAGGCTGATATCGTGGCCAGTATGCTTCATAATCCCAAAATATTATTTTTAGATGAACCGACAATTGGATTAGATTTTCAGGCAAAAAATAAAATGAGGGAGGCAATTTTAGATATAAATAAAAGGTATGGTACAACAATTATACTGACAACGCATGATTTAAACGATATTGAGACTTTATGCAAAAGAATTTTAATTATAAATTCTGGCAAAAAAATATACGATAATTCTATGGAAAAGCTTAAGACAAAATATGGAAATTATAAATTGTTAGAATTTAGTAATTTAACTGATTGTAAATTTAATAAGCTTATTTCTATATTAAACAAAAACAAAATATCAGTTAGTGTGGCAGAAAGAAACAAAGTAAAAGAGATTATTTTAAAAAAAGATCAAACGAATTTTGCTAAAGTGATGGAAATAATAGGAGAAATTGATGATTCGCTCAATGTAGAATTAAGAAACTATCCTACGGAAGAAATTATAGAGAGAGTCTATAAAGATAATGAAACTAAAAAATAA
- a CDS encoding ClC family H(+)/Cl(-) exchange transporter, with the protein MIKTAKQVLAKPFTSNFFFIFLQGIMIGMITGLIVGTFRWIIDHTMKFLFFIYPLMRQKPIYLVPYVIATLLIVLILGKIIKPVLSNITGSGVPQVEAVMLNENKMNWWSILWRKFVGGLLAICPGLFLGREGPCIQMGAMIGQAFGENLFHTDPDDLKRLQGCGIAAGLSAAFSAPLAGVLFLVEEITFNFTPKEVLTALAAAMSSDLMTLCFFGTQPCLYLPLDKPLPLTSYWFVAIIGVVLGLLAYLYQYCLLSLKPVYKKITKIPSIYHSVIPLLLVIPIGLWNANLLGGSHDFISSLFDPIFMKSIQTGTLSLVLLPLVWFVVRFIFSMISYGASVPGGIFMPILVLGALLGVVFAVLMIHYNIAPKRCYGIIIVTSMCAYFGAIEKAPFTALTLLTEMVGSVEQIFPMLITTFIAYFVLDLLGGKPIYAALRNQMDYHTLPNLPKIKHAE; encoded by the coding sequence ATGATCAAAACTGCCAAACAGGTTCTGGCTAAGCCGTTTACATCAAATTTTTTCTTTATCTTCTTACAGGGAATTATGATTGGTATGATAACCGGATTAATTGTCGGTACCTTTAGATGGATAATCGACCATACAATGAAATTTCTATTCTTCATCTATCCCCTAATGCGACAAAAGCCAATTTATCTAGTTCCTTATGTTATTGCGACTTTGTTAATTGTTTTAATTCTGGGAAAAATTATTAAACCTGTTCTAAGTAATATTACTGGTTCAGGTGTACCACAAGTTGAAGCTGTGATGCTGAACGAAAACAAGATGAATTGGTGGAGCATTCTATGGCGCAAGTTTGTAGGCGGCTTGTTAGCTATTTGTCCTGGCCTATTTTTAGGACGGGAAGGTCCCTGTATTCAAATGGGAGCAATGATTGGTCAAGCCTTTGGCGAAAATCTCTTCCATACCGATCCCGATGATCTTAAAAGACTACAAGGATGTGGAATAGCTGCCGGATTAAGTGCAGCATTTTCAGCACCACTAGCCGGCGTCCTTTTCTTAGTAGAAGAAATAACTTTTAACTTCACTCCCAAAGAAGTTTTGACTGCTTTAGCTGCTGCCATGTCATCAGACCTAATGACGCTCTGCTTCTTTGGTACTCAGCCTTGTCTCTATCTTCCTTTAGATAAGCCGTTGCCCCTTACTTCTTATTGGTTTGTAGCAATTATTGGTGTCGTCCTAGGCTTACTCGCCTACCTATATCAATACTGCCTATTAAGCCTTAAGCCGGTTTATAAAAAGATTACCAAAATTCCATCAATTTACCATAGTGTTATCCCTCTTCTACTCGTAATTCCAATTGGTTTATGGAATGCTAACTTACTTGGTGGGTCACACGACTTTATTTCAAGTTTATTTGACCCTATTTTTATGAAAAGTATTCAGACTGGAACTTTAAGTTTAGTACTATTACCGCTTGTTTGGTTCGTTGTTCGTTTTATCTTCTCAATGATTTCTTATGGGGCCTCTGTTCCTGGTGGTATCTTCATGCCAATTCTCGTTTTAGGAGCCCTTCTCGGCGTTGTATTTGCTGTGCTTATGATTCACTATAACATCGCTCCAAAACGCTGCTATGGCATTATTATCGTCACTTCAATGTGTGCTTACTTTGGCGCTATTGAAAAGGCTCCGTTCACGGCTTTAACGCTTTTAACAGAAATGGTAGGTTCAGTTGAACAGATTTTTCCAATGTTAATTACTACTTTTATTGCTTACTTTGTTTTAGATCTCTTAGGTGGTAAGCCAATTTATGCAGCTTTGAGAAATCAAATGGATTATCATACGTTACCTAACTTACCTAAAATTAAGCATGCCGAATAA
- a CDS encoding ABC transporter permease: MKLKNKMSSIKSYYFFSLAELKQNYLAYKSRFMLWVFANTIVLLVQLFLWLAIYNNASTATINGFSKMEILNYCIISKIIEAFTYVSFEAKVAKDLDNGNITMNLIKPINYRVELFFRAFGSILGSIVLFVPVYVLIWLIVNKFKVYFCGLQSLLFFISLINAFLLNYFICLICSSFLIKTIKSKGIYFLKLTIINFLSGAFFPLAFLPFKVHQIINFLPFIQLRSVPIEIFMRRIIGKEIFINFFISIFWIFIFYQLSSYLWNRQLKKLESFGG; encoded by the coding sequence ATGAAACTAAAAAATAAAATGTCTTCCATAAAAAGTTATTATTTTTTTTCCTTAGCTGAATTAAAACAAAATTACTTAGCTTATAAATCTCGGTTTATGTTATGGGTATTTGCAAATACGATTGTATTATTAGTCCAGTTATTTTTATGGTTAGCAATATATAATAATGCTTCTACTGCAACCATTAACGGATTCTCTAAAATGGAAATTTTAAATTATTGCATTATATCTAAAATAATTGAGGCATTTACCTATGTATCTTTTGAAGCTAAAGTTGCCAAAGATTTGGATAATGGAAATATTACTATGAATCTTATAAAACCAATAAATTATAGAGTAGAACTTTTTTTTCGGGCATTTGGAAGTATATTGGGATCTATTGTTTTATTTGTTCCCGTATATGTATTAATTTGGCTTATAGTAAATAAGTTTAAAGTTTATTTTTGTGGATTACAAAGTTTGCTTTTTTTTATAAGTCTTATCAATGCATTCCTTTTAAATTATTTTATTTGTTTAATATGTTCTAGCTTTCTAATAAAGACTATAAAATCTAAAGGGATATATTTCTTAAAGTTAACTATTATTAATTTTTTGTCGGGTGCATTTTTTCCATTAGCTTTCTTGCCTTTTAAGGTACATCAAATAATAAATTTTTTGCCATTTATTCAATTAAGATCAGTTCCAATTGAGATATTCATGAGGCGCATTATTGGAAAAGAAATTTTTATCAACTTTTTTATATCAATTTTTTGGATCTTTATTTTTTATCAACTAAGTAGTTATTTGTGGAATAGACAGTTAAAAAAACTGGAATCTTTTGGTGGGTAA
- a CDS encoding ABC transporter permease produces the protein MKKMFYLTKYNFKIFITHKIDFFLNVLNIFINQIVTLTFIYITIKNLPSLNGWKINELVLIYGLYLINKGSADFFSAGIYNLEEYIQEGFLDSLMIRPCPILLQIFSTQFDFFQLINIFLGWGLISYYFLLDIKKFNIYAVLIILLYQFISVLCIFFLKVMTMSIAFWTQTGYPVTSSIDNLSAFAKYPLDIYNTFISSFLTFIFPYAFISFYPAILILNKSNNKKILLLTMMITVSVIIISSIVWKVGLKRYESSGH, from the coding sequence ATGAAAAAAATGTTTTATTTGACTAAGTATAACTTTAAAATTTTTATTACACATAAAATTGATTTTTTTCTTAATGTACTGAATATATTTATAAATCAGATAGTAACGTTAACTTTTATATATATCACAATTAAAAACTTACCTAGTTTAAATGGATGGAAAATAAATGAGTTAGTTTTAATTTATGGATTATATTTAATAAATAAGGGATCTGCTGATTTTTTTTCCGCTGGAATATATAACTTAGAAGAATATATTCAGGAAGGATTTTTAGATTCGTTAATGATTAGACCTTGTCCAATTCTATTACAGATATTTTCTACGCAATTTGATTTTTTCCAATTAATAAATATCTTTTTAGGCTGGGGACTGATAAGTTATTATTTTTTGTTAGACATAAAAAAATTTAATATTTATGCCGTACTGATTATTTTGTTGTATCAGTTTATATCTGTATTATGTATTTTTTTTCTAAAAGTAATGACAATGTCAATAGCTTTTTGGACACAAACTGGGTATCCAGTAACTAGTTCAATTGATAATTTGTCAGCGTTTGCTAAATATCCCTTGGATATATATAACACATTTATAAGTTCTTTTCTTACTTTTATTTTTCCGTATGCATTTATTTCATTTTATCCAGCAATATTAATTCTTAATAAAAGCAACAATAAAAAAATTTTATTGTTAACCATGATGATTACCGTATCAGTAATTATTATTTCATCAATAGTTTGGAAAGTGGGGCTAAAACGTTATGAAAGCAGTGGACACTGA
- a CDS encoding helix-turn-helix domain-containing protein, whose protein sequence is MSDRTFFILGRGKYKYMTIGEALKEEQNQLGLTHEEMAAGIIAKGTYSKLINGKIEIQSNLLIALLLEHDIDISNFFNKVKNTYTSKEKQLAIELSQKMGLAVNNHDCVLAEDILEKILLLENHKYLKYRAIIATAYLENKVSFLSENFKKEVLVAINSNSNWIKNPGALRLLSTALVVLDPEQVENEMELFFLKLRRRNNYSESVKERYAMLCDNYLHWRFDYRKKVFDKKNIDSALQFLNDLDSSPHLMVYKLSKKYYQYLFNNQIDLAKKMKIDLLDMGCIAGVTNWPV, encoded by the coding sequence ATGTCTGACAGAACGTTTTTTATTTTGGGGAGAGGAAAATATAAATATATGACAATAGGTGAGGCATTAAAAGAAGAGCAAAATCAGCTTGGCTTGACTCATGAAGAAATGGCGGCAGGAATTATTGCTAAGGGAACATATTCAAAATTAATAAATGGAAAAATTGAGATTCAGAGTAATCTTTTGATTGCATTACTTTTAGAACATGATATCGATATTAGCAATTTCTTTAACAAAGTAAAGAATACATATACTTCAAAAGAAAAACAGTTGGCAATAGAACTCTCACAAAAAATGGGTTTAGCAGTTAATAATCACGATTGTGTATTAGCTGAAGACATTTTAGAAAAAATTTTGCTCTTAGAAAACCATAAATATTTAAAATACCGGGCGATTATTGCAACGGCTTATTTAGAAAATAAAGTATCATTTTTAAGTGAAAATTTTAAAAAAGAGGTTTTAGTTGCAATAAATTCAAATTCCAACTGGATAAAAAATCCAGGTGCATTGCGTTTACTTTCGACAGCACTAGTGGTCTTAGATCCGGAACAAGTAGAAAATGAAATGGAACTATTTTTTTTAAAACTTAGGAGAAGAAATAATTATTCGGAAAGTGTAAAGGAACGATATGCAATGCTTTGTGATAATTATTTACATTGGAGATTTGATTACAGGAAAAAAGTGTTTGATAAAAAGAATATCGATTCTGCATTACAATTTCTTAATGATTTAGATTCTAGTCCACACTTAATGGTTTATAAATTATCTAAAAAATATTATCAGTATCTTTTTAATAATCAAATTGACTTAGCAAAAAAGATGAAAATAGATTTGTTAGATATGGGATGTATTGCAGGCGTTACAAATTGGCCTGTATAA
- a CDS encoding adenylosuccinate synthase translates to MTAIAVVGSQWGDEGKGKITDFLSKDAAMAVRSNGGNNAGHTIEIGDKTFKMRLIPSGIFAAKKGAVIGNGVVINPEVMFGELDNLEKEGIDISGLKISNRAHVIMPYHILQDTYQEEAKGDKKIGTTKNGIGPCYMDKASRIGIRVCDLLERDTFEEKLRTNLAEKNALFTKVYNKPALKFEDIFEKYLEYGQKMKKYVTDTSVVVNEALDNDEKVLFEGAQGVMLDIDEGTYPYVTSSNTISGGIASGIGMGANRLNTVIGVCKAYTTRVGEGPFPTELLDEVGDRIRETAHEYGTVTGRPRRVGWFDSVALRHAKRVAGINALSLNLLDVFSGFDKIKIATAYELDGKKIDYYPASLKELYRCKPVYEELPAWDEDITNVKTWEDLPENAKKFLNRVSELVGVPLVTVSVGPDREQTIVLKNPWEM, encoded by the coding sequence ATGACAGCAATAGCAGTTGTAGGTAGTCAATGGGGCGACGAAGGAAAGGGTAAAATTACCGATTTCTTAAGTAAAGATGCAGCAATGGCTGTACGTTCAAATGGTGGTAACAATGCAGGCCACACAATTGAAATTGGAGATAAGACTTTCAAGATGCGCCTAATTCCATCTGGAATTTTTGCTGCTAAGAAGGGTGCTGTAATTGGTAATGGTGTAGTTATCAATCCAGAAGTAATGTTCGGAGAATTAGACAACCTTGAAAAAGAAGGTATCGACATTAGTGGCTTAAAGATTTCTAATCGAGCACACGTAATTATGCCTTACCACATTTTGCAAGATACTTATCAAGAAGAAGCTAAAGGTGACAAGAAGATCGGAACTACCAAGAACGGTATTGGTCCTTGTTACATGGATAAGGCTTCAAGAATTGGTATTCGCGTTTGTGATTTACTTGAAAGAGATACTTTTGAAGAAAAATTACGTACTAATTTAGCTGAAAAGAATGCTTTGTTTACTAAGGTTTATAACAAACCTGCACTTAAGTTTGAAGATATTTTTGAAAAGTATCTTGAATATGGTCAAAAGATGAAGAAATACGTTACTGATACTTCAGTAGTGGTAAATGAAGCTTTAGACAATGATGAAAAAGTCTTATTCGAAGGTGCGCAAGGTGTAATGCTTGATATTGATGAAGGAACTTATCCATATGTAACTTCTTCAAACACTATTTCAGGCGGAATTGCTTCTGGTATTGGAATGGGTGCTAACCGCTTAAATACTGTAATTGGTGTCTGCAAGGCTTACACTACTCGTGTTGGTGAAGGTCCATTCCCAACTGAATTATTAGATGAAGTTGGCGATCGCATTCGTGAAACTGCGCATGAATATGGTACTGTTACTGGCCGTCCACGTCGTGTTGGTTGGTTTGACTCAGTAGCTCTTCGTCACGCAAAGCGTGTTGCTGGTATCAATGCCTTAAGTTTGAACTTATTAGATGTATTTTCTGGTTTTGACAAGATTAAAATTGCTACTGCTTATGAACTTGATGGTAAGAAGATTGACTACTACCCAGCAAGTTTGAAAGAATTATACAGATGTAAGCCTGTTTATGAAGAATTACCAGCTTGGGATGAAGATATTACTAATGTAAAGACTTGGGAAGACTTACCAGAAAACGCTAAGAAGTTCTTGAACCGCGTTTCTGAATTAGTTGGTGTTCCTTTAGTTACTGTTTCAGTTGGTCCAGATCGTGAACAAACTATTGTTTTGAAAAATCCTTGGGAAATGTAA
- the purB gene encoding adenylosuccinate lyase: MLERYTRPEMGKIWSLENKYAAWLKVEIAATNAWAELGEVPAEDAKKIADNASFTVERVSELEAITHHDVVAFTRTVSESLGEEKKWVHFGLTSTDVVDTAQGYILKQADEIILKDLEALKETIADSARKYKYTVEMGRTHGVQAEPTTFGLKLARWYAEINRDIERFKAAAKDVESGKISGAVGTFANVPPAVETSVLKQLGLTQQPVTSQVLPRDLHAYYIATIALIATSIENWATEIRGLQRSEIHEVEEHFRAGQKGSSAMPHKHNPIGSENLCGMARVMRGFMVPAYEDVALWHERDISHSSAERVILPDATIGIDYMLNRFNRILTNLDVFPETMLKNMDRTYGLIYSQRVLLKLIDEAGLSREKAYDMVQKLANKSWQEQTSFRKLIEDSEVMNYLSEDDLDDAFDYHYHLKHVDEIFEKCGLD; this comes from the coding sequence ATGCTAGAACGTTATACTCGTCCCGAAATGGGCAAAATTTGGTCATTAGAAAATAAATACGCCGCTTGGTTAAAAGTTGAAATTGCAGCAACTAACGCTTGGGCAGAGCTTGGTGAAGTACCAGCCGAAGATGCTAAGAAGATTGCTGATAATGCTTCTTTTACAGTAGAACGCGTTAGTGAATTAGAAGCAATTACTCACCACGATGTAGTTGCTTTTACTAGAACAGTTTCCGAAAGTTTAGGTGAAGAAAAGAAGTGGGTTCACTTCGGCTTAACTTCAACCGACGTTGTGGATACTGCACAAGGCTATATCTTAAAGCAAGCTGACGAAATTATTCTTAAAGATTTAGAAGCTTTAAAAGAAACAATTGCAGATAGTGCTCGTAAGTACAAGTACACTGTTGAGATGGGAAGAACTCATGGTGTTCAAGCAGAACCAACTACTTTTGGTTTAAAGTTGGCTCGGTGGTATGCAGAAATTAATCGTGACATTGAACGCTTTAAGGCTGCTGCTAAAGATGTTGAATCTGGTAAGATTTCTGGAGCTGTTGGTACTTTTGCTAATGTTCCACCAGCAGTTGAAACTAGCGTTTTAAAGCAACTAGGTTTAACTCAGCAACCAGTTACTAGTCAGGTTTTGCCAAGAGACTTACATGCATACTATATTGCTACGATTGCTTTAATTGCCACAAGCATTGAAAATTGGGCAACAGAGATTCGCGGTTTGCAACGTAGTGAAATTCATGAAGTTGAAGAACACTTTAGAGCTGGTCAAAAAGGCTCTTCTGCAATGCCTCACAAGCATAATCCAATTGGTTCAGAAAACCTATGCGGTATGGCTCGAGTAATGCGCGGCTTTATGGTGCCAGCTTATGAAGATGTAGCTTTATGGCATGAGAGAGATATTTCTCATTCAAGTGCTGAACGTGTGATTTTACCTGATGCAACAATTGGAATTGATTACATGTTGAACCGTTTTAACAGAATTTTGACTAACCTCGATGTTTTCCCAGAAACAATGCTTAAGAATATGGACCGTACTTATGGTTTGATTTATTCACAACGCGTGCTTTTGAAGTTAATTGATGAAGCAGGCTTATCACGCGAAAAAGCTTATGACATGGTTCAAAAATTAGCTAATAAGTCATGGCAAGAACAAACTTCATTTAGAAAGCTAATTGAAGATAGTGAAGTTATGAATTACTTGTCTGAAGATGATTTAGATGATGCATTTGATTATCATTATCACTTGAAGCATGTTGATGAGATTTTTGAAAAATGTGGTTTAGATTAG
- a CDS encoding GMP reductase: MSNYFSMEAFDYDDIQLVPNKCIIKSRSEADTSIKFGSRTFKIPVVPANMESVIDDDLAIWLAENGYYYVMHRFYPEKRADFINMMHDKGLFASISVGIKDSEYDFIDYLAKESILPEYITIDVAHGHSDYVIKMIKYIKDKLPDTFLTAGNIATPEAVRELENAGADATKVGVGPGRACITKLKTGFGTGGWQLAALRMCSKAARKPLIADGGIRHNGDIAKSVRFGASMVMIGSLFAGHEESPGNLITIDGKRYKQYWGSASEVQKGAYRNVEGKQMLVPYRGSIKDTLREMQEDLQSSISYAGGKDLSAIRVVDYVIVKSSIFDGDK, translated from the coding sequence ATGAGCAATTACTTTAGTATGGAAGCCTTCGATTATGATGATATTCAACTTGTACCGAATAAATGCATTATCAAGAGCCGCAGCGAGGCTGACACAAGCATAAAATTTGGAAGCCGAACATTTAAGATTCCAGTAGTTCCAGCTAATATGGAGAGCGTAATTGATGATGATTTAGCTATTTGGTTAGCAGAAAACGGCTACTATTATGTAATGCACCGTTTTTATCCAGAAAAGCGCGCTGACTTTATTAACATGATGCATGATAAAGGTTTATTTGCTTCAATTTCTGTTGGTATTAAAGATAGTGAATACGATTTTATCGACTACTTGGCTAAAGAAAGTATTCTCCCTGAATATATTACAATCGATGTAGCGCACGGTCATTCTGACTACGTCATCAAAATGATCAAATACATTAAGGATAAGTTACCCGATACCTTCCTAACAGCCGGCAATATTGCAACTCCTGAAGCAGTTCGTGAATTAGAAAATGCTGGAGCTGATGCAACTAAAGTTGGTGTTGGACCAGGACGTGCTTGTATCACTAAGTTAAAAACTGGTTTTGGTACAGGTGGCTGGCAATTAGCAGCACTTAGAATGTGTTCTAAGGCAGCTAGAAAACCGTTGATTGCCGACGGTGGTATTCGTCATAATGGCGATATTGCTAAGTCTGTCCGCTTTGGCGCTTCAATGGTAATGATCGGTTCGCTTTTTGCAGGACACGAAGAATCTCCTGGCAACTTAATTACAATTGATGGCAAGAGATATAAGCAATATTGGGGTTCAGCTTCTGAAGTTCAAAAGGGAGCCTACCGCAATGTTGAAGGAAAGCAAATGTTGGTTCCTTACCGTGGTTCTATTAAAGATACCTTGCGTGAAATGCAGGAAGATTTACAGTCTTCTATTTCATACGCCGGCGGTAAAGACTTAAGTGCAATTCGAGTAGTAGATTATGTTATTGTAAAATCTTCTATTTTTGATGGCGATAAATAA